Proteins from a single region of Xiphias gladius isolate SHS-SW01 ecotype Sanya breed wild chromosome 2, ASM1685928v1, whole genome shotgun sequence:
- the LOC120798858 gene encoding HMG box-containing protein 1-like, which produces MVWEVVPPAVLSSDPKNHKVREPEPQAEHTGVMMDADEDQSHDLLLCAEHFPSSPGFATSVSYMEYDDLPDLEEVQEKAEPTAPPVYQVEMGVSHQELHAYAEAHRPQPPDTRWLTQLAHIATGPQSPLLQESPHSSPSLVCISNTSSDLHSYARPPRPLPRSTLSPPIGHGRQHQRSRTNSECGSAVSTRSSVSDDEDMGWSFSWPPTAWHCFIKGTHLRFHNSYNVEWQDAEELDFAEDGSSDEEQSRYVKSYGSEGLQLVEHSEIVLSGQAILHLTFDPGAFGHAPMTARCQLDHPFYVKNKGWSSFYPSLTVVHYGIPCYEMEVGDVCLPPGHRDAKHTDDSLVFDTFRSYDFTPLDSSAVYMLSSMARQRRASQSSSGAVSPDRDTLQDAHSPSHSGSPHQKTTKSQHASARGGSNTTPSKCKRPMNAFMLFAKKFRVEYTQMYPGKDNRAISVLLGEHWKKMRSEERRAFTLQAKALADEQKRLNPDCWKRKRTNSEIKATEKKTGQLTEPVGDKHTHTHVKK; this is translated from the exons ATGGTGTGGGAGGTGGTGCCCCCAGCTGTGCTGTCCAGCGACCCCAAAAATCACAAGGTCCGGGAGCCCGAGCCTCAGGCGGAACACACAG GAGTGATGATGGATGCAGATGAAGACCAATCACATGACTTGCTCCTCTGTGCAGAACACTTCCCCTCCTCACCTGGCTTCGCCACAAGTGTCAGTTACATGGAATATG ATGACCTGCCAGATCTAGAGGAGGTCCAGGAGAAGGCGGAGCCAACAGCACCACCTGTTTACCAGGTGGAGATGGGTGTGTCACACCAGGAGCTACATGCGTATGCAGAGGCACACAGACCACAACCGCCTGACACACGCTGGCTGACACAGCTGGCCCACATCGCCACTGGGCCTCAGAGCCCACTGCTACAGGAGTCTCCTCACAGCAG CCCCTCTTTAGTCTGCATCTCCAACACCAGCAGTGATCTACATTCCTATGCCAGGCCTCCTCGTCCTCTCCCCAGGAGCACCTTGTCACCCCCAATAGGTCATGGAAGGCAGCATCAACGCAGTAGG acaaacagtgaaTGTGGCTCTGCAGTGTCAACCAGATCCTCTGTCTCTGATGATGAAGACATGGGCTGGAGCTTCTCCTGGCCACCCACCGCCTGGCACTGTTTCATTAAAg GCACTCACCTGCGTTTCCACAACAGCTATAATGTGGAGTGGCAGGATGCTGAGGAGTTGGATTTTGCTGAGGATGGCTCTAGTGATGAGGAACAGTCAAGATATGTGAAG AGTTATGGCTCTGAGGGTCTGCAGCTGGTGGAACATTCAGAGATTGTGCTGTCTGGTCAGGCTATCCTAcacctgacctttgaccctggtGCATTTGGACATGCCCCCATGACTGCCAGGTGCCAACTTGACCACCCCTTctatgtgaaaaacaaag GGTGGTCATCCTTCTACCCAAGCTTGACTGTGGTGCATTATGGAATACCATGCTATGAAATGGAGGTAGGAGATGTGTGCCTGCCTCCAGGACACAGAGATGCCAAACACACGGATGACTCACTGGTATTTGACACCTTTAGGAG TTATGATTTTACTCCTCTGGACTCCTCTGCCGTTTACATGCTGAGCAGTATGGCCAGACAGCGGCGGGCCTCTCAGTCCAGCAGCGGAGCTGTTTCTCCAGACAGAGACACATTACAAG ATGCCCACAGTCCCAGCCACTCTGGCTCTCCTCATCAAAAGACAACCAAGAGCCAGCATGCCAGTGCACGGGGAGGTAGTAACACCACACCCAGTAAGTGCAAGAGGCCAATGAACGCCTTCATGCTGTTTGCCAAGAAGTTCAGGGTGGAGTACACACAGATGTACCCAGGCAAGGATAACAG agCAATCAGCGTCCTCCTTGGTGAACACTGGAAGAAAATGCGAAGTGAGGAGCGACGGGCATTCACCTTACAGGCCAAAGCCCTTGCTGATGAACAGAAAAGACTCAACCCAGACTGCTGGAAACGCAAACGGACGAACTCT GAAATTAAGgctacagagaagaaaacaggacaGCTGACAGAGCCTGTaggagacaaacacacacatacacatgtgaagaagtga
- the pik3cg gene encoding phosphatidylinositol 4,5-bisphosphate 3-kinase catalytic subunit gamma isoform isoform X1 — MDGQQMQVSDEEPKVLREEIRRRRRKKAITSSSGTSMDQITVEFVLPTVARGGNSPDSLLLEVAGNWTVEQVKAQVWLKAVTLNLCPEFYQRFSPDHCILLYQKKGNMCEIYDKHQVFQTLDCIRYWRALKKDVGRIQLVPRPQPSDESLQYQRYLNYLIGYDVTDVSNVHDDELEFTRRKLLTPRRIELSDRDPRLYSMDPWVTHKPLPEHLLSKVSNSHILVVIHITTASQTIKVSINDTPAQVLASFFAKTANKRLLLGIPENMSEADYVLRVCGREEYLYGDKPLQNFNWIRQCLKNGEEIHLVLETPPDSDLDLVQKEDWAQVDDCTGVAGTHEQLTIDEKDHERVFTISMWDCNRKFRVKVLGIDIPSLPKIPEFIVFIEASIFHGQQLLAQERTISKTFNEEVLWNCWLEFNIKIKDLPKGARLNLQVVCGKQSQTPNSKGSSYQDNTGGGGSHDGKTKSRLLYYVNLLLVDHRSLLRQGEFILHMWKMPEKSEESSSSINADKLTSATNPDKDSSMVIAILLDKYCYPVVLPKSRDVSRDMVAGGEETEGGERGQREMPNHLKKQFEAIVATDPLHPLSPEDKELLWHFRHECMRDPRAYPKLLGSVRWGKQEDVLATHCLLERSSAWDSSGLDVGLAMQLLDCHYSDAQVRSMAVRKLETLEDDDVLRYLLQLVQAVKFEPYHDSALVRFLLKRALRSKRIGHFLFWFLRSEIAQSMHYQQRYAVLLEAYLRGCGEAMLQDYRKQVEMTEALQKVTREMKAMSADKYDVTAQVVFQLRQKLETLQLSGLPESFRVPYDPGLRAGALLIEQCKVMASKKKPLWLQFKRADPTTLSKDPIGIIFKDGDDLRQDMLILQILLIMESIWETESLDLCLLPYGCISTGNRIGMIEIVKDATTIANIQQSVVGSTGAFKDEILYQWLRDKCVSEDKFQQAVERFLYSCGGYCVATYVLGIGDRHNDNIMITESGNLFHIDFGHILGNYKSFMGISKEWVPFVLTPDFLYVMGTSGKKSSPHFQKFQDVCVRAYLALRHHTNLLIILFSMMLMTGMPQLTSKEDIEYIREALTVGRSEDEAQRHLLDQIEICREKGWMVQINWFVHLVLGIKQGVEKRST; from the exons ATGGACGGGCAGCAGATGCAGGTGAGCGACGAAGAGCCTAAAGTCCTGCGAGAAGAGATccggaggaggagaagaaagaaggcCATCACGTCATCCTCCGGCACCTCCATGGACCAGATCACTGTTGAGTTTGTCCTGCCCACCGTGGCACGGGGCGGAAACAGCCCTGACAGTCTGTTGCTGGAGGTTGCTGGAAACTGGACTGTAGAACAG GTGAAAGCTCAGGTGTGGCTGAAGGCGGTGACTTTAAACCTCTGTCCTGAATTCTACCAGCGGTTTTCTCCTGACCACTGCATTCTGCTCTACCAGAAGAAAGGCAACATGTGCGAGATCTATGACAAGCACCAGGTCTTCCAGACACTTGACTGCATTCGCTACTGGAGAG CCCTGAAGAAGGATGTGGGGCGGATCCAGCTAGTGCCCCGTCCCCAGCCATCCGATGAGTCCCTGCAGTACCAACGCTACCTAAACTACCTAATTGGCTACGACGTGACTGATGTCAGCAATGTGCACGATGATGAGCTGGAGTTCACTCGCAGAAAGCTTCTGACGCCACGACGCATCGAACTGTCTGACCGCGACCCAAGACTCTACTCCATGGACCCCTGGGTGACCCACAAGCCGCTGCCTGAGCACCTGCTCAGcaag GTCAGTAACAGTCACATCCTGGTGGTGATCCACATCACCACGGCCAGCCAGACCATCAAGGTTTCCATCAATGACACACCGGCACAG gTATTGGCAAGCTTTTTCGCcaagacagcaaacaaaagaCTTTTGCTGGGCATCCCTGAAAACATGTCTGAGGCAGACTATGTGCTACGTGTGTGTGGCAG GGAGGAGTACCTGTATGGAGATAAACCACTGCAGAACTTCAACTGGATCCGTCAGTGTCTGAAGAATGGTGAAGAGATCCACCTGGTTCTGGAGACGCCGCCTGATTCTGATCTGGATCTCGTCCAGAAGGAGGACTGGGCCCAAGTGGATGACTGCACTGGAGTCGCAG gtACCCATGAGCAATTGACCATTGATGAGAAAGACCACGAACGAGTGTTCACCATCTCCATGTGGGACTGTAACAGGAAGTTCAGAGTGAAGGTGCTGGGTATTGATATCCCATCCCTGCCCAAAATCCCAGAGTTTATTGTCTTCATAGAGGCCAGCATCTTCCACGGCCAGCAGCTTTTAGCCCAG GAGAGGACGATCTCCAAAACCTTCAATGAAGAAGTGCTGTGGAACTGCTGGTTGGAGTTTAACATTAAGATTAAAGACCTGCCTAAGGGGGCTCGCCTCAACCTCCAG GTGGTCTGTGGGAAGCAATCTCAGACACCCAACTCCAAGGGAAGCTCCTACCAGGACAatacaggaggaggaggcagccaTGATG GAAAGACCAAGAGTCGTCTCCTGTACTATGTCAACCTGCTCCTGGTGGACCACCGCTCTCTGCTCCGCCAGGGTGAGTTCATCCTCCACATGTGGAAAATGCCCGAGAAGAGcgaggagagcagcagcagcatcaatgCAGATAAGCTCACCTCGGCCACCAACCCAGACAAGGATTCTTCCATGGTCATCGCCATTTTATTGGACAAGTACTGTTACCCTGTGGTGCTGCCCAAGAGCCGGGACGTGAGCCGGGACATGGTGGCTGGGGGTGAGGAAACCGAAGGAGGGGAGCGAGGTCAGAGAGAGATGCCGAACCATCTGAAGAAACAGTTTGAGGCTATCGTGGCAACTGACCCCCTGCATCCACTCAGTCCTGAGGACAAAGAGCTGCTCTGGCACTTCAGACATGAGTGTATGCGCGACCCCAG gGCCTACCCAAAGCTGCTGGGCTCAGTCAGATGGGGGAAACAGGAAGATGTTTTGGCAACACACTGTCTGTTGGAGCGCAGCAGTGCTTGGGACAGCAG TGGTCTGGATGTTGGTCTGGCCATGCAGCTGCTGGACTGTCACTACTCTGATGCTCAGGTTCGCTCAATGGCTGTCAGGAAGCTGGAGACTCTGGAAGATGATGATGTGCTCAGATATCTTCTGCAGCTCGTACAG GCAGTCAAGTTTGAACCCTACCATGACAGTGCCCTTGTGAGGTTCCTGCTGAAGAGAGCTCTGAGG agTAAGCGTATAGGTCATTTTCTCTTCTGGTTCTTGCGCAGTGAGATCGCCCAGTCCATGCACTACCAGCAGAGGTATGCTGTCCTGCTGGAGGCCTACCTCAGAGGCTGTGGTGAGGCCATGCTGCAGGACTACAGGAAACAG GTGGAGATGACTGAGGCTCTGCAGAAAGTTACCCGGGAGATGAAGGCCATGTCTGCTGACAAATATGATGTAACTGCACAAG TGGTGTTTCAGTTGCGTCAGAAGCTGGAGACTCTGCAGTTGTCTGGTCTGCCGGAAAGTTTCAGAGTCCCTTATGATCCTGGACTGAGAGCTGGAGCCCTTTTG ATTGAGCAGTGTAAAGTGATGGCATCTAAGAAGAAGCCATTGTGGCTGCAATTTAAAAGGGCTGACCCCACCACTCTATCCAAAGACCCCATCGGTATCATCTTCAAAGACGGTGATGACCTCAGACAGGATATGCTCATCCTACAG ATTTTGTTGATCATGGAGTCAATCTGGGAGACTGAATCACTGGACCTCTGTCTGTTACCGTACGGCTGCATTTCCACTGGAAACAGAATAG GTATGATTGAGATTGTGAAGGATGCCACCACCATTGCTAACATTCAGCAGAGTGTTGTTGGAAGCACTGGCGCTTTTAAAGATGAAATCCTGTATCAGTGGCTGCGGGACAAGTGTGTCAGCGAGGACAAG tTCCAGCAGGCTGTGGAAAGGTTTCTGTATTCCTGTGGTGGCTACTGTGTGGCTACATATGTCCTGGGAATTGGAGATCGCCACAATGACAACATAATGATCACTGAATCTG GGAATCTCTTCCACATCGACTTTGGTCACATCCTGGGGAATTATAAGAGCTTCATGGGAATCAGTAAAGAGTGGGTTCCCTTCGTGTTAACACCAGATTTCCTGTATGTCATGGGAACATCAGGAAAGAAAAGTAGCCCCCACTTCCAGAAATTCCAG GACGTGTGTGTGAGGGCTTACCTCGCCCTTCGGCACCACACCAACCTGCTCATCATCCTATTTTCCATGATGCTGATGACTG GCATGCCCCAGCTGACTAGTAAGGAGGATATTGAGTACATCCGTGAGGCGTTGACTGTAGGCCGCAGCGAGGACGAGGCCCAACGCCATCTACTGGACCAGATAGAGATTTGTAGGGAGAAAGGCTGGATGGTTCAAATCAACTGGTTTGTTCACCTGGTGCTGGGGATCAAGCAGGGTGTGGAGAAACGGTCCACTTAG
- the pik3cg gene encoding phosphatidylinositol 4,5-bisphosphate 3-kinase catalytic subunit gamma isoform isoform X2: MDGQQMQVSDEEPKVLREEIRRRRRKKAITSSSGTSMDQITVEFVLPTVARGGNSPDSLLLEVAGNWTVEQVKAQVWLKAVTLNLCPEFYQRFSPDHCILLYQKKGNMCEIYDKHQVFQTLDCIRYWRALKKDVGRIQLVPRPQPSDESLQYQRYLNYLIGYDVTDVSNVHDDELEFTRRKLLTPRRIELSDRDPRLYSMDPWVTHKPLPEHLLSKVSNSHILVVIHITTASQTIKVSINDTPAQVLASFFAKTANKRLLLGIPENMSEADYVLRVCGREEYLYGDKPLQNFNWIRQCLKNGEEIHLVLETPPDSDLDLVQKEDWAQVDDCTGVAGTHEQLTIDEKDHERVFTISMWDCNRKFRVKVLGIDIPSLPKIPEFIVFIEASIFHGQQLLAQERTISKTFNEEVLWNCWLEFNIKIKDLPKGARLNLQVVCGKQSQTPNSKGSSYQDNTGGGGSHDGKTKSRLLYYVNLLLVDHRSLLRQGEFILHMWKMPEKSEESSSSINADKLTSATNPDKDSSMVIAILLDKYCYPVVLPKSRDVSRDMVAGGEETEGGERGQREMPNHLKKQFEAIVATDPLHPLSPEDKELLWHFRHECMRDPRAYPKLLGSVRWGKQEDVLATHCLLERSSAWDSSGLDVGLAMQLLDCHYSDAQVRSMAVRKLETLEDDDVLRYLLQLVQAVKFEPYHDSALVRFLLKRALRSKRIGHFLFWFLRSEIAQSMHYQQRYAVLLEAYLRGCGEAMLQDYRKQVEMTEALQKVTREMKAMSADKYDVTAQVVFQLRQKLETLQLSGLPESFRVPYDPGLRAGALLIEQCKVMASKKKPLWLQFKRADPTTLSKDPIGIIFKDGDDLRQDMLILQILLIMESIWETESLDLCLLPYGCISTGNRIGMIEIVKDATTIANIQQSVVGSTGAFKDEILYQWLRDKCVSEDKFQQAVERFLYSCGGYCVATYVLGIGDRHNDNIMITESGRVCEGLPRPSAPHQPAHHPIFHDADDWHAPAD, from the exons ATGGACGGGCAGCAGATGCAGGTGAGCGACGAAGAGCCTAAAGTCCTGCGAGAAGAGATccggaggaggagaagaaagaaggcCATCACGTCATCCTCCGGCACCTCCATGGACCAGATCACTGTTGAGTTTGTCCTGCCCACCGTGGCACGGGGCGGAAACAGCCCTGACAGTCTGTTGCTGGAGGTTGCTGGAAACTGGACTGTAGAACAG GTGAAAGCTCAGGTGTGGCTGAAGGCGGTGACTTTAAACCTCTGTCCTGAATTCTACCAGCGGTTTTCTCCTGACCACTGCATTCTGCTCTACCAGAAGAAAGGCAACATGTGCGAGATCTATGACAAGCACCAGGTCTTCCAGACACTTGACTGCATTCGCTACTGGAGAG CCCTGAAGAAGGATGTGGGGCGGATCCAGCTAGTGCCCCGTCCCCAGCCATCCGATGAGTCCCTGCAGTACCAACGCTACCTAAACTACCTAATTGGCTACGACGTGACTGATGTCAGCAATGTGCACGATGATGAGCTGGAGTTCACTCGCAGAAAGCTTCTGACGCCACGACGCATCGAACTGTCTGACCGCGACCCAAGACTCTACTCCATGGACCCCTGGGTGACCCACAAGCCGCTGCCTGAGCACCTGCTCAGcaag GTCAGTAACAGTCACATCCTGGTGGTGATCCACATCACCACGGCCAGCCAGACCATCAAGGTTTCCATCAATGACACACCGGCACAG gTATTGGCAAGCTTTTTCGCcaagacagcaaacaaaagaCTTTTGCTGGGCATCCCTGAAAACATGTCTGAGGCAGACTATGTGCTACGTGTGTGTGGCAG GGAGGAGTACCTGTATGGAGATAAACCACTGCAGAACTTCAACTGGATCCGTCAGTGTCTGAAGAATGGTGAAGAGATCCACCTGGTTCTGGAGACGCCGCCTGATTCTGATCTGGATCTCGTCCAGAAGGAGGACTGGGCCCAAGTGGATGACTGCACTGGAGTCGCAG gtACCCATGAGCAATTGACCATTGATGAGAAAGACCACGAACGAGTGTTCACCATCTCCATGTGGGACTGTAACAGGAAGTTCAGAGTGAAGGTGCTGGGTATTGATATCCCATCCCTGCCCAAAATCCCAGAGTTTATTGTCTTCATAGAGGCCAGCATCTTCCACGGCCAGCAGCTTTTAGCCCAG GAGAGGACGATCTCCAAAACCTTCAATGAAGAAGTGCTGTGGAACTGCTGGTTGGAGTTTAACATTAAGATTAAAGACCTGCCTAAGGGGGCTCGCCTCAACCTCCAG GTGGTCTGTGGGAAGCAATCTCAGACACCCAACTCCAAGGGAAGCTCCTACCAGGACAatacaggaggaggaggcagccaTGATG GAAAGACCAAGAGTCGTCTCCTGTACTATGTCAACCTGCTCCTGGTGGACCACCGCTCTCTGCTCCGCCAGGGTGAGTTCATCCTCCACATGTGGAAAATGCCCGAGAAGAGcgaggagagcagcagcagcatcaatgCAGATAAGCTCACCTCGGCCACCAACCCAGACAAGGATTCTTCCATGGTCATCGCCATTTTATTGGACAAGTACTGTTACCCTGTGGTGCTGCCCAAGAGCCGGGACGTGAGCCGGGACATGGTGGCTGGGGGTGAGGAAACCGAAGGAGGGGAGCGAGGTCAGAGAGAGATGCCGAACCATCTGAAGAAACAGTTTGAGGCTATCGTGGCAACTGACCCCCTGCATCCACTCAGTCCTGAGGACAAAGAGCTGCTCTGGCACTTCAGACATGAGTGTATGCGCGACCCCAG gGCCTACCCAAAGCTGCTGGGCTCAGTCAGATGGGGGAAACAGGAAGATGTTTTGGCAACACACTGTCTGTTGGAGCGCAGCAGTGCTTGGGACAGCAG TGGTCTGGATGTTGGTCTGGCCATGCAGCTGCTGGACTGTCACTACTCTGATGCTCAGGTTCGCTCAATGGCTGTCAGGAAGCTGGAGACTCTGGAAGATGATGATGTGCTCAGATATCTTCTGCAGCTCGTACAG GCAGTCAAGTTTGAACCCTACCATGACAGTGCCCTTGTGAGGTTCCTGCTGAAGAGAGCTCTGAGG agTAAGCGTATAGGTCATTTTCTCTTCTGGTTCTTGCGCAGTGAGATCGCCCAGTCCATGCACTACCAGCAGAGGTATGCTGTCCTGCTGGAGGCCTACCTCAGAGGCTGTGGTGAGGCCATGCTGCAGGACTACAGGAAACAG GTGGAGATGACTGAGGCTCTGCAGAAAGTTACCCGGGAGATGAAGGCCATGTCTGCTGACAAATATGATGTAACTGCACAAG TGGTGTTTCAGTTGCGTCAGAAGCTGGAGACTCTGCAGTTGTCTGGTCTGCCGGAAAGTTTCAGAGTCCCTTATGATCCTGGACTGAGAGCTGGAGCCCTTTTG ATTGAGCAGTGTAAAGTGATGGCATCTAAGAAGAAGCCATTGTGGCTGCAATTTAAAAGGGCTGACCCCACCACTCTATCCAAAGACCCCATCGGTATCATCTTCAAAGACGGTGATGACCTCAGACAGGATATGCTCATCCTACAG ATTTTGTTGATCATGGAGTCAATCTGGGAGACTGAATCACTGGACCTCTGTCTGTTACCGTACGGCTGCATTTCCACTGGAAACAGAATAG GTATGATTGAGATTGTGAAGGATGCCACCACCATTGCTAACATTCAGCAGAGTGTTGTTGGAAGCACTGGCGCTTTTAAAGATGAAATCCTGTATCAGTGGCTGCGGGACAAGTGTGTCAGCGAGGACAAG tTCCAGCAGGCTGTGGAAAGGTTTCTGTATTCCTGTGGTGGCTACTGTGTGGCTACATATGTCCTGGGAATTGGAGATCGCCACAATGACAACATAATGATCACTGAATCTG GACGTGTGTGTGAGGGCTTACCTCGCCCTTCGGCACCACACCAACCTGCTCATCATCCTATTTTCCATGATGCTGATGACTG GCATGCCCCAGCTGACTAG